TAGTTATCACTTCTAGAGTAATTACTGCTAGAAGATGCTGGCACAGAAGTATAAGTGGTTCCTTGTACTGCTCTAATATATGAATTAGTATTCCCTGTTGCTCTATTAAGTTGTAAGTTTGAAGCAGTAGAGTAGCAATACATATTACGTTTTTTGTTTTCGTCAAAATACTCTATACAAAAACCATTATTTGAGTTTTTTGTTGTGATATTAATAACTGGTTGTTCAGTATTGCCACAAGTACCTATATCTGTATAACAAGAATTGCTATAACTCATAGTTATACTACTACAAATAAGGGTAGTAATTAGTATTATCTTTTTTATGTTATCCATTTTATTTTCTCCCCTATAGCATACCCATTTTCAGTATTCGCTATTTAAGTTTTTTTAAAATAATAAACATATTATAGTAAGTAAGCAAACATGCGTTTGAATAATATTTGTTTGAATATCTTTATACATTTGATTATTAAGGAATTATTGATGTATGTTTGTTACAAACAGAAATATATTTTTATAAGATGAGAAATAGATACCTTCAGTAAAAGTATTCTAATTAGAAAGATTTATTGTGGTTTTCAGTGTATGATATTAATAAGTTTAAGTTATGGAAATAAGTACAACGTGAAGAAATATCTTTATTCAACAGCATATTTTGTAGTTGTTGGTTTATTGTTTGCCACTTTATTAATGATGGTACCTGTACAGATAATGGCTTTTATGCAAGGCAATAAAGGTTTTGTCAGTATATTGCAAAGTATTATTATTATTCCTTTTATTGCAGCTGTTGCGGGTAGTCTATTAGCAGGTATTCCTGTGGTAATTACAGGTTTTTCTATGGCTTACTTTAATCGTCTCCCTATGCCTATTTTTATAATAGCTACTGTATTGGTAGGTGTTGTATTAGAGTTTATTTACTGTCAGTTATTATCTGTTAAAGCTGATTATGTGCCTATTATTTTAATTGTAACAGTGGTTACTACATTATTTTTATGTCTTAGCTGGCGGTTATGGATAGATCCTCGTATTAGCGATTAATCTATTAAAAATACCAATAGAACCTATAAAATAAAAATAGATATGCCTAATTAATAGGTTAAATTATCAGTATGCTTATGAAAATGCGTGACATTTGAATATAGATATACTATTATAATATGGAATCCTGACTATTTTAACCTATAAAATAGCTATGTTTATATTTCACCTGATGGTATTCCTACTTAAAATAGGAAAAGGTTATGATGCAACTTAAAGATCGTATTAAACAAGCACGTAAACACGCCAAATTAAGCCAAAAGGAATTAGCTGATAAAATTGGTATTACACAACCTTCGCTTTCTGAATTAGAAACAGGTAAGTCACAGTCAACATCTTATATTGCGTCCATAGCGAGAGCTTGTGGCGTAGATGCTTTTTGGCTAGAGTCTGGTCAAGATAATATGGTTAATTCTTCTACAATCGTAAAGACTGCTGAGAAACAAGGTCGTTATTATCATACTAACTTGGAAGAAAACACTACAGATCCTCAATTATTAACTCATCCAGAAATGCTACCTATAGAAGCGTGGGATGATAATACTCCATTGGAAGATGATGAAACAGAAGTTCCATTCCTGAAAGAGGTAGAACTTGCAGCAGGATCAGGTAAGTTTGCGATTACAGAAAGTCATACCAGAACTAAATTACGATTTGGTAAAAGTACACTTCGTAATAAAGGAATTAATCCTAATAAAATAGTTTGTGTGACAGTAAAAGGTAATAGTATGGAGCCTGTTATCTTAGATGGTGCTACTGTAGGGGTTGATACAGAAAATACAGCCATTGTTGATGGTAAAATTTATGCAATCGCTATTGATGATGAACTGTTACGGGTTAAATTACTTTATCGATTAGCAAATGGCCAAGTGCGTGTTCGTTCTTTTAATCGTGAAGAATATGAAGATGAAACCTATGACCTTAAAGATATTAAAGTATTAGGTCGAGTATTTTGGTACTCTGTACTGCTTTAATAAATTAAAATAGTGCCTATATTTATATAGGTATACCTATTTACTTTATTAATATTTCCTTATATACTTGCTCTCAGTGATCTCATTGGGAGTAAATAAGTATGCTAAATGGACAAATAAGCTATGATTTAGCTTTACCATCAGAAAATACTTTAGATAACTATATTACTGAACAGGTTAAAAAACTATTAACGACCTGTAGTTGCCAATTAGTTACTGGTAAAGACTATGAGTTGGAAGTAGCAGCTCAGGCCATTAATGGCTTAGTTGGGGAGCATGAAACAGCAGATGTTTATCTCTATGCGGCCATTGAACGTCAAGACTGGCAGGAAGTAACAAGAATATATCAAACGGTTTTTCGTCCTAATATTTATCAAGCTGCTTATCAAGTAGTGGCAAGATGTTATTCTCTTTAATAAATACTTATATCTTTTAATAATCTAATAAAATATTAGCTAAGATCAGTTTTATTGATAGATATAAAAATTATAATCACATCACAAAATTTAAAAATAATCAAAAATTGCTAAGGAGATAATTATCATGGCAGAAGTAACTATAAGAATTGTTGATAATGATAATGGCAATGTTAGTCTTATTATGGAAGCAATACCACCTTTGCAAGGAACTGATAAAGACACATTTACTGAGGCTCAGCAATTAGGTATAGCATTTATGGAACACATTGTTAAACAAGGGATCAAGAATTTTATTAAATCAACTAATGAGAATTGATATTAAGCTTATTTCATCTGTTACTAACATTTAAATAGTAATAACTCACATTATTTTGAGTAGAGATAAAACCCTTGTTTTGCTGCTTTTAAAAAATAATCTAATGCTTGATTATAGTCTTATTTAACATAAAGGCTTTTTGGTAATAGCTACCTACCATCGTTTGAGCTATAGCATTATTTTCATCGGCAGCCAGTCAAAAGTATTGATATGCCTTTGCATAAGTTTTAGTTAAATAGGCTTTTTTCCCTTCAGCTAATAGATGAAAAACTAAGTAGCAAAATTTAACCAGTTTTTCACATTAATCATCCCTTATTCAGGATAAGAGGGGACGTTTTAGCATTAATGCAACAAAATAAAATTATAAAAAAATAGTTGCATATCTGTTTACCTATAACTATAATATAGGTATTCCGATTTAAAAGAGTATTTTAAATCTTACTTTAATCATTATATTGTTTGTATATCAATTCATTTGAGTTGTGAATTCGTTTGTCTTGGCTACCTATATTTTATATAGGTAAATAGATGAAAGTAAATAATTTATAGGTAATTTAATAATTAAGAGGTGTTAAATGGCAAATCAATGGTTAAGACTCTGGCATGATATGCCCAATGATCCTAAGTGGCGTACTGTTAGTAGACTTTCTAAACAGCCAATTGCTACAGTAATGGCAACCTATATTCATTTATTAGTTGTGGCTTCTCTATCAGAAGAGCGAGGCACTGTACAAATAAATGAAGAAGATTTAGCCAGTGCTTTAGATATAAAACCAGAAGAAATAAAAGCAATTCTTACTGCAATGCAAGGAAGACTATTAAAAGGCAATAAACTAATAGGTTGGAGTAAACGTCAACCATTGAAAGAAGATGGTTCAGCCGAAAGGGCAAAAGCGTGGCGAGAAAGTAGAAAAAAACAATCAACAAAACAAACGAACGCAACTGAACTACAAGAGAAAGATACAGATAAAGAAAAAGATACAGAAA
This portion of the Entomomonas sp. E2T0 genome encodes:
- a CDS encoding XRE family transcriptional regulator, translating into MMQLKDRIKQARKHAKLSQKELADKIGITQPSLSELETGKSQSTSYIASIARACGVDAFWLESGQDNMVNSSTIVKTAEKQGRYYHTNLEENTTDPQLLTHPEMLPIEAWDDNTPLEDDETEVPFLKEVELAAGSGKFAITESHTRTKLRFGKSTLRNKGINPNKIVCVTVKGNSMEPVILDGATVGVDTENTAIVDGKIYAIAIDDELLRVKLLYRLANGQVRVRSFNREEYEDETYDLKDIKVLGRVFWYSVLL
- a CDS encoding DnaT-like ssDNA-binding domain-containing protein, which codes for MANQWLRLWHDMPNDPKWRTVSRLSKQPIATVMATYIHLLVVASLSEERGTVQINEEDLASALDIKPEEIKAILTAMQGRLLKGNKLIGWSKRQPLKEDGSAERAKAWRESRKKQSTKQTNATELQEKDTDKEKDTEINTLSKSNLEKQTDQTFTMFEDWQPAEDFSNYLIKLGVTLEQQQIPQAVLQEFVCFWCSKSDIKKTQQQWYHALAQSYQYALNREKYYGKTKRSAQKATGSISTTATDFSWLSE